The following are encoded in a window of Campylobacter sp. RM16189 genomic DNA:
- a CDS encoding MFS transporter, with product MNLPIKILNFKAQIAFLIISLNMAQYISVGFFSESLAAILRQDGLSLKKIGAVYFIGLFYGFRFLWAPFVEFAVAKMGGVYKNFIVVILTLMIISLGITSFLNVRENLGFILIMAGLLGFLSATSAIASSALIIKISTPQNLASANSLGASGNFIGHVLGTGVTLIIYANFGWIASTLFLVFLTLIALFMIITFKELPRELEKSQNHVNFKNMAMFFKDKKFWLSVLMLQGVGVCMSFGLINPILVDSGRGLDEVGKIVHIYGLCGVLLGSVIASYLINKLGSIKTIILVTLIQAAGILTLLLPILGYTNFIVLVLVCQICFAVYTVGAVSVSTMIMRKATKHPASECALQSSISMLFQYISFALGFVIASFVGYKATVVFSSIICIGVFFYILKFKKFI from the coding sequence TTGAATTTGCCTATTAAAATTTTAAATTTCAAAGCCCAAATCGCCTTTTTGATAATCTCTTTAAATATGGCTCAATACATAAGCGTCGGGTTTTTCTCCGAAAGCTTGGCGGCCATACTTAGGCAAGACGGACTCAGCTTAAAAAAGATAGGCGCGGTATATTTTATAGGATTATTTTATGGATTTAGATTTTTGTGGGCGCCGTTTGTGGAATTTGCGGTCGCAAAAATGGGTGGAGTTTATAAAAATTTTATCGTAGTTATCTTAACTCTGATGATAATCTCTCTTGGTATAACTTCATTTTTAAACGTGCGAGAAAATTTAGGCTTTATCTTGATTATGGCGGGTCTTCTTGGCTTTTTATCGGCTACTTCGGCTATCGCATCAAGCGCTTTGATTATCAAAATTTCAACTCCTCAAAATTTGGCAAGCGCAAATTCGCTAGGAGCTAGTGGAAATTTTATCGGGCATGTTTTAGGAACCGGCGTTACGCTCATAATATATGCAAATTTCGGCTGGATAGCTTCGACTCTGTTTTTAGTCTTTCTTACGCTTATCGCGCTTTTTATGATTATAACCTTTAAAGAGCTGCCAAGAGAGCTTGAGAAAAGTCAAAACCATGTAAATTTTAAGAACATGGCGATGTTTTTTAAAGATAAGAAATTTTGGCTAAGCGTGCTGATGCTTCAAGGTGTGGGTGTTTGCATGTCCTTTGGGCTTATTAATCCCATACTGGTTGATAGCGGAAGAGGGTTAGATGAAGTTGGAAAGATAGTTCATATATACGGGCTTTGCGGTGTTTTGTTGGGTAGCGTTATCGCAAGCTATCTTATAAATAAATTAGGTAGTATCAAAACAATAATTTTAGTTACGCTCATCCAAGCTGCGGGGATTTTAACTCTGCTTTTGCCTATTTTAGGATATACGAATTTCATAGTTTTGGTTTTGGTGTGTCAAATTTGTTTTGCCGTATATACTGTAGGCGCCGTAAGTGTCTCAACTATGATCATGAGAAAGGCGACAAAGCATCCGGCAAGTGAGTGCGCTTTGCAAAGTAGTATAAGCATGTTGTTTCAGTATATATCCTTTGCTCTTGGCTTTGTTATCGCCTCTTTTGTGGGGTATAAAGCAACGGTCGTTTTTTCGTCTATTATTTGCATCGGTGTCTTTTTCTATATTTTAAAATTTAAGAAATTTATCTAA